The Terriglobus roseus region GATGCAGTTCCGAGGAAAGCCTAAGAACTCAGCAACTCCCGCCCGAGCGAAGCAACCTTCGCACGACGCAGCAGGAATCTGCCGGGGGCTTTCGGACGAAGGACCTAGAACTCGGCCACCAGGTTGGCCTTCTCAATATCCCGCAGCGGAATAGTAACGGTCTGCGGTGGAGGCTCGGTGCCTTTCTTTTTCTTGCCCTTCTGCTTCACTGCAGAAAGGTCCAGCGTCACAGCATCGTCTGCAAAGGTCATGCGCCCGGTCAGCGTCTTCATGCTGTTGATTGGCGTGAACAGCTTCACAGCAACGAGAAAACCCTGGAATCGCTGGTAGTCCGCTGGCTTATACAGCCTGCGCTCAATACCTGGCGACGAAACTTCCAGCACGTACTCCTGAGTGCCGGGAACGAGCTCTTCCACGTCCAGTACAGTACCGAAATCCTGCGCAAACACGGCGCAGTCTTCATGCGTTACACCAGACAGTGCTTCTATGGGAACACCGCTGGGCAAACCGAGGGATTCGGCATCCGGATCATTCGCGGCTTCAGTTGCCTTCGCCTTCAGAGCGTCACGGCCAGCAGCATCCTTCTCCACAAACACGCGGAGAGCACGCGCCTTACCCGCGCCAGTGAAATCGACTTCGACCACTTCAAGCCCGTGGCTCGCCGCAACGCGTTCTGCCGCAGCGCGGATTGCATCCATGGAAACTGCCATTGCGAAAAGCCCTCCTTCACGGCGAAGCGCCGCAGAAATCTCAAACAAACCAAAGAAAATGGCGGGCTCTCGCCCACCAGTCGTTTCGCCGAGGGTTGGATCGCCTGGCGGACTCTGATTTCTTTATAAGAATACAGTACTTCCGTAATCAGTTCAACGTCCCTATCCGGAATGCTCAGTGGACCTTGGGGATGGTGGCTTGCCGATCCCAGGAGACAGTCAAGGCCTGATGCTGCTCCGGTTTCGTTCCGGGATAGAGTCCGGGCCATGCTGCAGCCAGCTGCTGCGACAGAACGTCGTGATACGGACCGTCCTTACGAATAGCGATGCCATAGATGTAGGCACCAGGATAAAAGTCGTACTCCTTCAGGAACTTGGGAGCAGTAATCAGAATGCCTCGTTGCCACGTGTAATCGTCGTGTGGGAGCCAGATGAGATCCGCTTTGCGATCCAGAAACTGGTCAGGATGAAATCCATCCAGCGCGATCTCAGTATCGTTCAGTCCGGCAACGTCAATCACGTTCTTGTTCAGCGCCATGTATCCCAACTGTCCTACTTCACTGGATGCCAGCGTGCCTCCCATGGGCATTGCATCGGCCAACGCAGCCACGCCTTCGATAGCAACCCAGTAATTCAGTTGTGGCAGAGTTTTCCCATCCGCCGTCGTTGCCTGCACAGCTGAATAACGCAGAACAGGTTCCGCATACCATTCCAGCCAATCCATCACTTGCCGCGGTGTGACAATCGCCAGGATGAATATCAATGCCGCGCCTGCGACTTGCGGTGTGCGGAAGATGGATCGGAACGTCTCGCCTTTGTGCAATCTCTCATCCGTAAGCAACAGGGCAGGAATCACACAAAGAGGAAAGTACGGAATGAAGTAGCGGACAGAGCCGCCCATAATCTGCGTCACCGTACACAGATAAGACATGATTACGGCCAAGGCACCGAGCATGGCTACCACCATGCGTCGATCGCTTCGCCGACAGAAAATCACCATGGCAAACAGAAACGGCCAGAACATTTGTAGGAACTGGAATGCCATGGTCACCGGATACCAGCGCGACGCATAGCCTTGATAGGCGTGTTGCGATTTGAGATAGAAGCTGAGCGGCACATAGCTTCCGAAGTACAGCTTGCAGCAAACTGCTGTAACGGTCGCGATACCAAACAAGGTACCCAACGCACGGAATGCAGATATCCGCTGTTCACGATTGCGCCAACGCGTGAACAGGATCACCATCGTTACGATTGGCAGCGCACTCTCTGGCCGTGTGAGATAGGCAAGCGCTGCAGCAACGCCAGTTAACCAACCGCTTCCCTTCACTCCATGAAGACCACGTGACTGGGCCACCGCGAGTCCTGCTGTTGCTGCGATGAGAGCCGCAGCCAACATGGTTTCCATACCATTCAGGCTGTTGAACTGAAAGACAGAGTTATCAACTAACGGCAATGCGGTAAAGAGGAAGGCGTAGGGCGTGAAGCGTAGGGGGCCACGGGCGTTGCGGCTCACCGCGAATGCGACTGTTACCAGTGCGACCCCGGAGAACAGGTAGGAGAGGGTGTACAGCAGATGGCCCGGTTGCATCGGCAGGAAGCTACCGACAAACACGACCAACTGCCATAGCAGGCTGGTCATGCCGTAGGTGTGGATGCCATCCAGATTCCAGCTCAGGCCCAGGCCCTCTCTCACACGGGCTGAGTACCGCAGGAACATCCATGCATCATCAAACCGGAGGGGCTGTGGTGCGATACGCCACATGACTGCCCACAGGATGACCACTCCGGCTGTAAGTGCAAGCGCTACAGTGCGTAAACCGCCAGACCGAGTCTGCCAATGCTTGATCATCCGTGGTGCAACTCCGTAAGAAGGGGGATCGTTACGTTCTGCACTGAGACGCAAACTGGCCGTTCATGGGTTGACTTGGCGATGGTTTCAGGAGAGGCGATCGGCAGAGGATTGCGCGATACTCGGCTTCTTCTGAGAGTGTGTGACAGTTGCGCAGCCACGCAATAGGACTACAATCTATGGAACTTTATGCTACTGAGCGCGATTCCCGAAGCCCTGACGTTTGACGACGTCCTCCTGGTACCTGCCTTTTCGGATGTGGTGCCGACCCAGGTAAACACCTCCACCCGCCTTACCTCCCGTATCACCCTGAACACACCTCTGCTCTCCGCCGCCATGGACACGGTTACCGAGTCGCGGCTGGCGATTGCCATGGCCCAGGCCGGTGGCATGGGCGTGGTGCACCGCAACCTCTCCATTGAGCAGCAAGCCTCCGAGATCGACAAGGTGAAGCGCAGTGAGAGCGGCATGATTGTCGATCCCGTGACCATCGAGCCGGAAGCACCCGTCGCTGCTGCACTGGAAGTTATGCGCAAGTACAAGATCAGCGGTGTTCCGGTGACCAAGAACAAGAAGCTGGTTGGCATTCTGACCAATCGCGATCTCCGCTTCGTCTCGCGCACCGACATTCCGGTCAGCGACGTGATGACGAAGGAGAAGCTGATCACCGTTCCTGTAGGAACCACGCTGGAAGATGCGGAGCACATTCTGCATCAGCATCGCGTAGAGAAGCTGCTTGTCGTCAACGACGCCTATGAACTCAAGGGTTTGATCACTGTTAAAGACATTCAGAAGAAGTTGAAATATCCGAATGCTTGCAAGGATGAGCAGGGACGGTTGCGGGTGGCAGGGGCGATTGGCGCTACCGGCGACTTCCTGGAGCGCGCCGCCGCACTGGTGGAGGAGAACGTGGACGCTCTCGCCATCGACTCGGCTCATGGTCACTCCAGCCGCGTTCTGGAGGCAGTGCGTGAGTGCAAGAAGCGCTTCCCCAATGTGGACCTGCTGGCGGGCAACATTGCCACCTATGACGGCTGCCTGGCCCTGATCGATGCGGGCGCGGATGCCGTGAAGGTGGGCATTGGACCGGGTTCCATCTGCACCACACGCATGGTGACCGGCGCAGGTATGCCGCAGATCACCGCGATCAGCGAGGCCTATCGTGCGGCCAAGGAACGCGGCATCACCGTGATTGCCGATGGCGGTATCAAGTACTCCGGCGACATCACCAAGGCGATTGCCGCTGGTGCTGGCTGCATCATGATCGGCTCACTCTTTGCAGGCGTGGACGAATCGCCGGGCGAGACGATTCTGTACCAGGGCCGCAGCTTCAAGGCGTATCGCGGCATGGGATCGCTTTCCGCCATGGCGCAAGGCTCCGGCGAACGCTACTTCCAGGGCAAGGACGACCTCAGCGGAGGACCGAAGCCTTCTCTCACCGCCCCGGAACCGACGGCGAATAACCGGCTCAATAAGTTCGTGCCGGAAGGCATTGAGGGTCGTGTTCCGTACCGTGGACTGCTGGGCGACATGGTGTATCAGCTTGTGGGCGGTCTGCGTTCGGGCATGGGCTATCTGGGTTGCGGATCGATTCCGGAGCTGCAGGAGAATGCGCGGTTTGTGCGGATTTCCGGCGCTGGTTTGCGTGAGTCCCACGTACACGACGTGGTGATTACACGCGAAGCTCCGAACTATCACGCAGAGTAACGGGAGAGGGAGGGGTACCCCTCCCCCCTGTTTTTCTAAAATCGTCTTTCTATTGGGTTTACGTTTTGGTTTCCGCTAAAATCGTCTTCCCATTGGAGTTAGAGCCAAAATCGTCTTTCTAAAAGAGTTAGGGCCGCGCAAAGCGCGGCCCTTTCCCTGTCCTAATTCCATTTTAGTGACTTCGAGGAAATAACATGCCAACTCTATTTCTTTTGATTTGTTAGAGTTGGCTATCCATGGGGCTTGACAGCTTGCACCGATCGCGTGGAAAGGCTGGCGGTCGGATGCCCTGCCGGTTCTACATGCTGTCGAACAATCTGACGATTCGTTCCGCTGTATTTCTGCCACTCTCGGGATTTGTTCCGGAGATCAGACGCCCCGAGGTTACGGAGTAGTCGTCAAATGCGTTCATCGCAGTGCTGTAGTAGCCCCCCGCTGCCTCAACTGCCTCAACGATTGGAACTACTTTGTCATGCCTCATCTTGTCCAAGATATTGAAGATGAGTTCCCCTTCGATCATGAATCCGGTTACTGTCCTGCCTGCAACAATGGATTTCCCGGTCTTGGCATCGATGACACCGGGCAAGATCGCTGGCCCGTGGCAGACAGTGCCGACGATGCCTTCGCGATTCCAGACATCCGCAGCGAGAGTCTGCAGATTCTTCGCAGTTGGATAGTCGTACAGTGCAGCGTGGCCGGCTGAAGCGAAGAAGACACCGTATTCTCCGAGTTTCAGATCTTCCGCTTTATTCAGCTTTGCCAGCTTTTGCATGAACGGGTGTTTGGGATTGTTGAAGACGGCCTTATCGCTACCCGAGAGAAACGGCGGCTGGAGAGAGTTGTAGTCAAGACCATGTGTGCCGGTTTCCGATGCAAGGTCGACTTCAAAGCCAGCCGAAGTGAGAACCTCGAATGGGTGGAGGGCCTCTACAAAGAACAAGCCTGTCTTGTGCCCCTGGGGATAGATGGCACCCTCATAACTTGAGATTGCGATGACTGCCTTGCGCTGAAGCTTCTTTGACATAACCGATCCTCACCTTGACTGTGGTTGAAAACTATCGAGGCGTTGACCTGGATACAGTCAACATCCTCATCTGCCACAGTGATGTTCGGCCTTTCGGGGAGGCTGGCCAATTCCATCTTCATGGAACGGAAGTCATCGCGCTCGTATTCGAGACGTACTGTTTACTGTTGTCGCCCACGTCTTTGCTCGTTCACCCGTTACCACTTATCGTGTCAGATTTGCTGATAAGGGGTTCTGCTGTGATTGCCTGGATGCAACGCCTAGAGATCTATAGCTGTTTAAGTTTCTTCGCAGCGGTTCCAAATGGACCTATTTGATAGACAGCAGCACTTACAGGTGAGAACGTGAACGGCTGAAAGCGCTCCGTAATCATTTTGTCGAGATACACCCGCTTAGCAACGCCTGTGCTGACATGCGGGCTGTAATACTTGCCTGTTTGTTTCGGAACAAAGGTTGTCACGTAGCTGATCAGCGCTGCGTCGCTATCAGGATCGCTTGGACCGGTAAACGCCGCGACTGTTCCGGTCTCAAACGTGAACGGGCTAACTGCGGCGATCAGCGCTTGCTGTAGCTGGAGCAACTCCGGTGTGGGTCTTATAACGATGCCAGCCACCCCAACATCTTTGCCTGGTGTGTAGTAGTACTTGAACGCCTCCAGCCTCATGCTGCTTATCTGGTGGGTGGAAAGCACCTTCGCCGCCGCGGCATAAACCTTTTCCAACTCATCTGTACGAACAAAACGCTGAAGCAACGTTATGTGGGGACGATGCTGCTCATCAAGAGCGAATCCCCCCGGAAAGACCTTGAGCAGTCGAGCGTTGTTCTCTTGTGCGTGGCTCAACATCGTGGCATCGGGTTCCAGCAAAATATCAATGGCGGTGACCGATCCCGCTGTGATGCTTTGCGGCGTCGCATTCGGCATCAGTGCCCCTCCCAGGAAAGAAACCAATACAATCAAAGCCCTCAGACTTATTGACATAGGATTCTCCCGTTTGTTCTGTTCGCAACTTCCACTCTTCGTCAGTTGCTGGGAAGTAGCCACGCAAGGATATTGAGCCGCCTGTTCTGGCTGACCGCGTGACCGTTCCAATCGATTTCAGCTTAGGAAGCAATCCGGGGCGAATCTACCGGTAGAAATACCAGTCTTGATTGCCCCGCTATGTGGTTTCGTGGAGTGTCGATAAGTTGGCTTATTGTCTGTAACACTGACGGGACGCTAACGGCTCCTTGCGGGCTTGCAAAGAGGTAGTTTCAGCCAATGGCCGCAGTGGTTACTATCCACCGATCCTGGAGCAAAGAACTCTTCAGTGCCTGTGTTGCGCCTTCAACGGCTTCTTCATCTGAGATTGCGAAGGCGCTTGCGACGTAGCGTTGTAAATCGGAATGGCTGCCCGCTATGCCCACACGGAGAGCATCGGAAAGAAATGGAGATATCCGCACTAAGGTAGCGGCGCCTGCGGGATTCATTTTGGTTGCGTAGTACGAGTCGTTTGATTCGAGGTGCGAGGAAGAACCTTCTCTAAGACTACGAATGAGTGCATCGAGATCGAAGTCGAGGTCAAGCAACGTGACTCCTGGTGCGAGATAGGCGGCTTCAGGCTCTTTGTGGAGTGATGATGGAGCGAATGGCTTGGCTGCTACTGTGTCACTCTCGGTGGTGCTTGAGAGATTGAGTGCTTGCTGCACCTGCACCAGCGCCATGATCACATCGTTGCGGCCTGCTATGGATGTACTTACGAATTCGAGAAAGTCGGACCGGCAGTTGTGGCTGGCGTAGTAACGACGCAGGTCAGACTTTGTCATGGAGCCACAATGTTGCAATCTCCACGCTTGCCATGATTCGTGGAACTTCAAGATGTCTTCCACCTGTGCGATTGCGCATAACAGCCAACGGAAATGCTCGACGGCCATTCCCAGAAACTCTCGCAGTTCGAACAGGATTTCCCTATCAAGAGCGGGACTGGGAATCATATAAAAATTCGGGAAGATATCTGGGTAATTCCGGATCAGTTCGAGGTCGTGCTCGGAGCTTCCGAGTCCCTGATGGGACATGTCTGAACAGTGATCTTCGAGCACGAGTTCGTGTGCGTGGTTTGTATGAAGCGGTGTGCCTGCGAGTGGGGCGAGTAAGTTGATTTGCGGATGCGATAGAGAACAACGCGCGGACTGCATGTAAATCTTCAGCGTGTCTCGAACGTCGCTCCATTGTTCTTCGGGAAAGCCGGTGATGAGTGAGGCAGTTGTACGAATGCCAAGTTGTTCGCTAACACGGAGCATCTCCTGCGCGCGTGCGGGATCAAGATCCTTGTCGATAATGCGCTGCATCCGTACTGAGCCAGATTCGATGCCGAAGAAGAGACCGCGGCATCCACTGGCACTCATCTGTTGGAGTAACTCTTCATCGATGCAATCGGTGCGCGCGCTGCAATCCCAGGTGAAGTCTTCTCCGGACGACTGCATGGCTTCGCAGAATGCGACGACGCGTTTGCGATCCACGGTGAACATGTCGTGGACGAGTTCGAAGTGGCGGATGCCGTATGTCGTGGCGATGGAACGCATCTCTGCGAGGACGCGGTCTGGGGATCGGAGACGAAAGCGTCGGCGAAAGAAATCGTTCGTGGAGCAGAATGTGCAGGAGAAGGGGCATCCACGACCGAGTTCAATCGATGCGGATTTGGCGCCGTGCAGATAACTGCTGAGGTGATAGGACGGCGACGCCAGAGAGTCGAGGTCCTCAATCACAGGTGCGTTGGGAGTTCGGCGCACTAGCTGACGATCGCGGAATGTTAGCCCGGGGACTTGTGCGAATTGATAGTCGCCTTGTAACTCACGGAGCAAGATGGGCAGGGATTTTTCCGCTTCGCCGCGAAGGATGAAGTCGACGAAGGGAAAGTTGCCGATCACCTTTTCATCGACAACAGAGGCCTGTGGGCCGCCGAAGAGGATGGTCGCGTAGGGGCGAATCTCTTTGATGGCGCGCGCTACTCTGAGGCTGAGCGGAAATGTGCTGCAGATGGAGCTGAAGCCGTACACATCGGCGTTGGCGCGCACGATTGTGGACGCAAGATGATGCGCGAAGTCATCGATCTGGTCTGTACCTGCTGCGGCGGCGAAGCGGAGGTATTCTGCGTTGACGTCAAAGACGTGCGGGCAGTCTCCCTCTGCTTCAAGAACCGCTGCGACACTCAGGATGCCAAGTTGCGGCTGCAGCGCAGCTTGCTGCACTGCCCTGCTCGCAATCTCTTCCTGTGTTCGGAACTCAGTGATCGTTGGTGCCGTGACGAGCGCGAAGTGCATCTCCACTCCTCGAATGGGAGCCGCGTTAAAACGGCGGCCAGCCCTCTTGCTCGAGACGCATATCGAGTGCGTACGTGGTGCCACCAGCCTCCGTGCTCTTTGCAGCAATACCCTTCGGAGCAACGGCCTTCTGGCTAGGAGAGCAGATCTGCTTGAACGGCAGTTGGCTCGTTTGCAGCAGTTCATGAAGCTTGGCGAGAAACAGCTTGCCCTCTTCTGTATGAGGGATCTTCACCTGCAGGGATTCCTGCTGCACTACCGTGGGCGATGGCCCACGCGTTCCGGTGGGTTTCGGCTTAGAGATTTTCACTGACTTCGAAGCAGTCTTCTTCGAAGCTACTGAAGCGGTCTTTTTTGCCTTGGTAGCTTTTTTCGCAGCGGGGGAAGAACCAGGAACACGTGCCATGTGACCTCGTTGTATCTTCTCGACCTATGCTCGGAGCTGCTGTTGAAGATAGCGTAGGCGAGATCGATTAAGGATGATTTACTAGCTTTCCGAGTTGGATTGTAGAACTCTGTTCGCCGAGGTTCAAATAAATTGTGTCGCCAGAAACCGACAAATTGAAGGCTCGGGGTAAGACGTTGTCGATGGATGCTCTTTGTTTATGAAAGTGAGCTACGTCGAAAGGTGCACCAAATGCTCTCGTCTTTGCGTTGAAGGGCAGGCCATAGATACAAGAAAAGCCGTCACCGTTGGAGACGTAATAGATCGTCTTACCGTCTCCTGACCAGCGTGGATGCCAGGGAGTACCGCTGCCAACAGGAATCGCAAGCCAGTTTGTTTCAGCCTCGCCTGTCTGCGGATTCAGACGGACGGCATACATGAGTTTGCGGTCTTCTTTCTCTTCGATGAAAAGCAGGAACCCATTTTCGGGGGACCAGCTTACATCGCCTAGCGACAGGCCGGGTGCTCCTAAGATGACCTTCTGACTGCCGTCGCCACGGTTCATCAGGTTGACCGTGCGGTGCTTCTCATCGCGGAAGAAGAATGCCTTGTCGTGCTGGAACCATCCCATGGGTTCCAAGCAGTTGGCACAGGCCCGCTTCATCGTGCCGCCGCGTTGACCGTCGTAAATGGCATAGGATCCGTCATTCTCCATTTGCGTATATGCGATCCACTGGCCCGTTTCATCAATGATTGGCGAAAGGACCGGTGTGCCTGCCTGGATGAGTATGGATTCCTGCCCGGTGCTTGTGTCGCGCATGAGGATCTGCCGTTCTCTCCTGCGCCCTCTTGCGTACACAACCATGCGTCCGCCTTCCGCCGCGAACGGTGTACCGTCAATATCTGCGTCCTGTGTCAGCTTCTCGAAGTCATGCCTTTGTCCTTTGAGAGCATGTGTGATCTGCCAGATATGCAGAGCCCCTGAGGTGCGCGTAAAGGCAATATCTCCCTTAGAAGAAATGGATGGATCGAGATCTGCCGCATTCTCGTTGAGAAGCCATTTCATCTGGTCCGTCGCTTCGAGTGTGTTTGGATCCAACGCGAGAGAGAGAAGACTTGAACGGCGTGAGTCGCCAGAGGCGCTGAAGATAAGGCTGTCTGAAATCCAGTTGACGGAATTCAACCTACTGGGAAGAAGTTTGCCCGCTCGTAACTTTGCAAAAGCATTCGTGGGGTGAGGCACACCATCGGCAATCTTCATGGTCCACCAGTCGAAGCAGCCCTGTGGGGACTGGTCGTGTGCTGCGCAACCACCGAATAGGACAGAAGTACCGTCCGTACTCCATACGGGGAAGCGTGCGTCGAGAAACGTGGAAACAAGCTGCCGTGGTGTGCCCCCGGCGAGCGACATGATGTACAGCTTTCCGGACAGATTGCTCTGGTCCGGATCCCCAGTCCAATACAACATTTTTTGACCATCGGGTGAGATGGATGGATTCCTGCCGCGCGGTACGAGCAGCGTGGCTTCGTCAGGGTTCTGCACGCTTGTGACGTAAATGCCTCCTCCATTCCGTTCGGAGCGGTAGGCAACTACGGTGCCGTCTGGAGAGATGCTGGGATCACCCTCACGCGAGCGATCATGGGTGATGCGTCGTAACGTCCCGGAGGGCAACGGCTGGACGAAGATGTCGAGGTTACCGCTCTCCGCCTGATCGGATGAATAAGCCAGATACTTCCCATCGCGGGAGAGCGACGGGCTTTCGGATTCATCCGTGTCGGGAGTGAGCTGGCGCATGTCGCAGATTTGGCAGGGTTCTACCTTCGGTGTGCGAGCCGTACGCAACAGCAATGCACCACCGGCCGCAACCAGCACAATTGCGGCAGTTGCAAGCAAGCGCGGATGCTTTCTCCAGGTGGGTAACAGGAGTGCCTTCCGAACCTCAGCTATGTTTTCAAACCGATCTTCCGGATTGCGTTGCGTACAACGCCGAATGACTCCGTCCCAACGGGAGGGGTAACCCTGCTTCGCAGCTTTGCTTCGCGCAGTTCCTCCGGCCGATGTTGGCTTAGGACGGGAACCGGTCATCATCTCGTGCAGGACAACGCCCAAGGCATATTGATCGGCAAGAGGGCTGACCCGTCCCTGCTCTTCCTGTTCCGGAGCCATGTAGCCGGGGGTTCCCATACCGCTCACCGAGTCCACCGCGGCTTCTCCGTGAGGGACGCGGATGGAGAGCCCGAAGTCCGTGATCACGGCACGGGTGTGCCCGTTTCCTAAACCAACCAGAATCACGTTACCGCTCTTGAAATCCCGGTGGGTGACCCCCTGCGTGTGCGCCGCTTCGATTCCCGAGAGAAGCTGGGATGCGACGAGGAGACCCAGCTGCGGGGAAAGCTTTCCATCCTGACGGATTTTCTCGAGCAGCGTGGGACCCAGGAGAAGTTCCATGCTCAGGAACCAGGTCGGCCCTTCCTCGGACCCGTCGTGCAGAAAGAGTTCGTGAACACGGCAGATGTTGGGATGGGAGATTTCGCGTGTGAGCCGCACTTCCTGCTTGAACCGCTCAATAACCTCCGCATGGACGGCGATATGGGGCAGGATGGTTTTTACGGCGACTTCTTGAGTCAGCTCCCTGTCCCAGGCCTCATACACTTCGCCCATGCCGCCGGCGTTGATGAATCGCTTGATCTCAAATCGCCGCGCCAGGACATCCCCCTGGTGGAAGCGCGGGAGACGATCCTCAGGTTGCAGGTAGGCATGGAGATCACCCGCGGCGGTTTCAAGAAAATCGCCGGCGGAGGCGTCCGACTCCAGCAGACGCAGGACTTCGGCTACAAGCTCCGGGTCCTCAGAACATGACGTTTCGACGATGGCACGCTGCTCCGCTTCAGGAGCGTCTACCGCGAGATCAAAGACCTGCTTTACTCTTGCCCACCGTTCAGCATTCATGAGGTGTGCTGCGTCTTGGCACGAGTTCTCCGTGCAACCACGCTCTTGCCATGGACCAATCGCGTTTCGCGGTCCGAACAGAGATATCGAGGATCTCTGCGATCTCTTCAAACGACAGGCCTGCGAAGAAACGCATCTCGACGACCTGTGCCTGCCGCTTATCAAAGGCCGCCAGGGAATCCAAGGCACTGTTCAGTGCAAGGATGTCTACGGGCTGCGTTGACACCTGCATTTGCGAACTAAATTCGACCTGCTGGTGGGCGCCTGGACGTTTTGCTGCTTTTGCAGACCGTGCGTGATCGACCAGCACCCGTCGCATGATGGTGGATGCCAACGCGAAGAAGTGGGCCTTGTTCTGGAAATCGAGATTGTCCAGATTCAGAAGCTGTAGATAGGCCTCGTTGACCAGAACCGTGGGCTGCAGCGTGTGATTGGGACGCTCATATCGCATCTTGCGCTCTGCAAGCGCATGGAGCTCACGATAGACAAGCGGCATCAAAACGGAAGCAGCTTCCGAGTCGCCCGCCCGAGCGCGCCGCAATAACTGCGTGACGTGCTGTGGCCCTGAGATCGAATTGAGTGAATCCAACATGCGTAGCCCCGGGAAAGTAACTGCAGTGTCGAATGGCCCGAGTATACCCGTATTGCTATACGCCTTTCACCTGATATCTGACATCGTGAAAAAAAATGGCACGATCTGTGAACGATTCGCGCATTAGGAAGTGAGGGCGGAAAAAGGTCCTCAAGTGCTCGAGGAGTCAGCCATGATCTTGCAGCCCCTTACCCGCAATCTTCGCCGAAAGACAGTGCTCAAGGCGGGCTTTTTGATAGTGAAGGTCCTGATATTTCTGCCGCTTTCTCTTCTTGCGCAGACACGGGCTACCGAAGTTACTACGGATCCGATTGCTTTTTCTGCCGATGTTTCAATGCAAACCTTCGGCCAAGACCATGCTGACTTTGCGGTTGTTACGAA contains the following coding sequences:
- a CDS encoding sigma-70 family RNA polymerase sigma factor, with translation MLDSLNSISGPQHVTQLLRRARAGDSEAASVLMPLVYRELHALAERKMRYERPNHTLQPTVLVNEAYLQLLNLDNLDFQNKAHFFALASTIMRRVLVDHARSAKAAKRPGAHQQVEFSSQMQVSTQPVDILALNSALDSLAAFDKRQAQVVEMRFFAGLSFEEIAEILDISVRTAKRDWSMARAWLHGELVPRRSTPHEC